A genomic stretch from Poecile atricapillus isolate bPoeAtr1 chromosome 10, bPoeAtr1.hap1, whole genome shotgun sequence includes:
- the CKLF gene encoding chemokine-like factor: MAPGSPAASAPASPRFPASSRGAGPAAHRRVAMPRLEVDRAFPRSPRGALKIARTLVALAALVCFVVAGSHQAYTALASMETAITVLFLLLYLLRLDERMRCLFWPLADIFNSMIAALFLLVVSLFAIIIKTNKGTLAGGVLGLILLVLCLADAILLFKKISHDKSRGRSAPAK; the protein is encoded by the exons ATGGCCCCGGGATCACCTGCGGCATCAGCCCCGGCATCTCCGCGGTTCCCGGCGTCGTCCCGGGGTGCCGGTCCCGCCGCGCACCGCCGGGTCGCCATGCCGCGGCTGGAGGTGGACCGGGCCTTCCCCCGCTCGCCGCGGGGCGCGCTGAAGATCGCCCGCACG CTCGTGGCGCTGGCCGCCCTCGTCTGCTTCGTGGTGGCGGGATCGCACCAGGCCTACACGGCGCTGGCCAGCATGGAGACGGCGATCACCgtcctgttcctgctgctctaCCTGCTGAGGCTCGACGAGCGGATGCGGTGCCTCTTCTGGCCGCTGGCT GATATTTTCAACTCGATGATTGCAGCATTGTTCCTCCTCGTTGTGAGCTTGTTTGCAATAATAATCAAGACCAACAAGGGGACATTGGCTGGAGGA GTGTTGGGTCTTATATTGCTTGTTCTCTGCCTTGCCGATGCGATTCTTCTTTTCAAGAAGATTAGCCATGATAAATCAAGAGGAAGGAGTGCTCCTGCCAAATAG